A genome region from Tolypothrix sp. PCC 7712 includes the following:
- a CDS encoding MIP/aquaporin family protein — translation MQTLRKHYPEYLIEAAGLGIFMISAAVVTALLEHPVSPIRQAITDPILRRFIIGIAMGLTAICIIYSPWGKQSGAHINPVVTLTFLRLGKIKPWDAMFYILAQFIGGLLGLLLAVRILKDAIADPSVNYVVTIPGTHGAGYAFLAELIISFGVMLMILFVSNNPKLAPFTGMFAGVLIATYITVEAPLSGMSMNPARTLASAIPSQNWTAIWVYFTAPLLGMLLAAEVYVKLKGKEAVRCAKLHHHNNKRCIFRCGYRYLEADQKWLLSDKLPKP, via the coding sequence ATGCAGACGCTAAGAAAACATTATCCCGAATATTTGATTGAAGCTGCCGGTTTGGGCATTTTCATGATTTCTGCCGCAGTAGTGACTGCACTCTTAGAGCATCCAGTTTCACCAATTCGACAGGCAATTACTGACCCAATTTTACGGCGATTTATTATTGGTATAGCAATGGGATTGACTGCTATTTGTATTATTTATTCGCCTTGGGGTAAGCAATCAGGTGCACATATCAATCCAGTTGTCACTTTAACTTTCTTACGTCTGGGCAAAATTAAACCTTGGGATGCGATGTTTTACATTTTGGCCCAGTTTATTGGTGGATTGTTGGGATTGCTATTAGCAGTGAGGATATTGAAAGATGCGATCGCAGATCCATCTGTCAATTACGTTGTCACCATACCTGGTACGCATGGAGCAGGATATGCATTTTTGGCTGAATTAATTATTTCCTTTGGTGTGATGCTGATGATACTGTTTGTATCGAATAACCCCAAACTAGCCCCATTTACGGGAATGTTTGCAGGGGTGCTGATTGCAACTTACATTACTGTAGAAGCACCTTTGTCAGGTATGAGCATGAACCCAGCCCGTACCTTAGCATCGGCAATTCCGTCTCAAAATTGGACAGCTATCTGGGTTTATTTCACCGCACCACTGTTAGGAATGCTTTTGGCAGCTGAAGTTTATGTGAAGCTAAAAGGCAAAGAGGCTGTGCGTTGTGCAAAACTACATCATCACAATAACAAACGCTGTATTTTTCGATGTGGCTATCGATATCTAGAAGCAGATCAAAAATGGTTGTTGAGTGATAAGTTACCTAAACCTTGA
- a CDS encoding VOC family protein, whose amino-acid sequence MATKFSKKITGAILSTVVFATIALAQNQVLSNINQYKDSDDVQIVQSQILASQSVVTAVESVGMTVSDMDRAVEFYSQVLSFKKISDVEVLGTEYEQLQGLFGVRLRVVRMQLGNETIELTEYLTPKGKPIPIDSRSNDHWFQHIAIAVSDMDKAYQHLRSFKVQYASTAPQRIPDTNKAAAGIRAFYFKDPDGHNLEIIYFPTDKGDPKWHKPTNQLFLGIDHTAIVVANTAASLKFYRDLLGLKLAGESMNYGTEQEHLNNVQGARLHISSLRSPSGPGIEFLEYLTPKDGRPLPADARPNDVLHWHTTLVVKDAEAIAQRLRINKSAFVSPSVVAIPGQTLGFKKGFLVRDPDGHTMRIVEK is encoded by the coding sequence ATGGCTACAAAATTCAGCAAAAAGATAACTGGGGCAATTCTATCGACGGTTGTTTTCGCCACAATAGCTCTAGCTCAAAATCAAGTTTTATCTAATATTAACCAATATAAAGATAGCGATGATGTACAAATAGTCCAGAGCCAAATATTAGCATCGCAGTCTGTAGTGACCGCAGTAGAATCTGTAGGTATGACGGTTTCTGATATGGATCGTGCAGTTGAATTTTACTCTCAGGTGCTTTCATTTAAGAAAATCTCAGATGTAGAAGTTTTGGGTACAGAATACGAACAACTGCAAGGATTATTTGGCGTACGGTTACGTGTAGTGCGTATGCAATTAGGTAATGAGACAATTGAGTTAACTGAGTATCTGACACCCAAAGGTAAACCAATTCCAATAGACTCGCGCAGTAACGATCATTGGTTTCAACATATTGCAATCGCTGTTAGCGATATGGATAAAGCTTATCAGCATTTGCGCTCATTTAAGGTGCAATATGCTTCTACTGCACCCCAACGCATTCCCGACACTAATAAAGCCGCAGCTGGTATCCGCGCTTTCTATTTTAAAGACCCCGATGGGCACAATCTAGAGATTATCTACTTCCCCACAGACAAAGGCGATCCTAAATGGCACAAACCAACTAACCAGCTATTTTTGGGAATTGACCATACTGCGATCGTTGTAGCCAACACCGCAGCTAGTTTGAAATTCTATCGTGATTTGCTGGGTTTGAAACTAGCGGGAGAAAGCATGAATTATGGTACAGAGCAGGAGCATCTGAATAATGTCCAAGGAGCGAGATTGCATATCAGTAGTTTACGCTCTCCTAGTGGGCCTGGAATTGAATTTTTAGAATACTTGACACCAAAAGACGGACGACCTTTACCAGCTGATGCGCGTCCTAATGATGTATTGCATTGGCATACAACTCTAGTAGTCAAGGATGCAGAAGCAATTGCTCAACGGTTACGAATTAATAAATCTGCGTTTGTTTCTCCTAGTGTTGTGGCTATTCCTGGGCAGACATTGGGGTTTAAAAAGGGGTTTTTGGTTAGAGATCCAGATGGTCACACAATGCGGATTGTAGAGAAGTAA
- a CDS encoding MOSC domain-containing protein has translation MQVISVNVGLPREVLWKGKTVTTGIFKEPVAGRVMMRSLNLEGDRQADLSVHGGKDKAVYAYPLEHYDYWRRKLPDMDLPWGMFGENLTTVGLLENEINIGVHEVCAIALSLWDW, from the coding sequence GTGCAAGTTATCTCAGTCAACGTAGGACTTCCCCGTGAAGTGCTTTGGAAGGGCAAAACAGTTACCACTGGGATTTTTAAAGAACCAGTTGCGGGACGGGTAATGATGCGATCGCTTAACTTAGAGGGAGATAGACAAGCTGATTTGAGTGTCCACGGAGGGAAAGACAAAGCAGTTTATGCTTATCCATTAGAGCATTACGACTATTGGCGGCGCAAGTTACCTGATATGGATTTGCCCTGGGGAATGTTTGGTGAAAACCTGACGACAGTTGGGCTGTTAGAGAATGAGATTAATATTGGTGTTCACGAAGTGTGCGCGATAGCGCTCTCGCTTTGGGATTGGTAG
- a CDS encoding MOSC domain-containing protein, with translation MVTQPRMPCYKLGIKFGRADIVKQFLDSRLTGFYFSVLQEGKVENGDTLSLIARDSNNVTVADITRLYAREIHDLELLHRAVQVEALPTGWRDYFQQQIEKFKK, from the coding sequence ATGGTGACTCAACCCCGAATGCCTTGTTATAAACTGGGGATCAAGTTTGGACGGGCTGATATAGTTAAACAGTTTTTAGATAGCCGCCTAACTGGGTTCTACTTTTCGGTGCTGCAAGAGGGTAAAGTAGAAAATGGTGATACTTTGTCGTTAATCGCTCGAGACTCAAACAATGTTACTGTTGCTGATATCACCCGACTTTATGCACGGGAAATACATGACTTAGAACTGTTACACCGCGCTGTACAAGTTGAGGCTTTACCTACAGGTTGGCGAGACTATTTTCAGCAACAAATCGAGAAGTTTAAAAAATGA
- a CDS encoding amylo-alpha-1,6-glucosidase, giving the protein MGIEFGREICGNLDTAESREWLVTNGIGGYASGTVAGLLTRRYHGLLVAALQPPLGRTLMLVKLDETVLYDTCSYSLNTNRWVDGIVSPHGYQHIERFSLEGTIPVWRFAIADALLEKRVWMQQGVNTTYVQYTLRRATKPLKLALKAIVNYRDYHGDTQSNGWQMSVEQIEQGICVTAYPGAVPLYLLSDCGSASPVHNWYYGFDLAVERDRGLSDKEDHLHAATFEVTLNPGEAITFVASTQKQLDLNAEAALEHRQALEQKLIGLWKSSSSLNNPDSPAWVNRLVLAADQFIVDRSIPENLNGKTIIAGYHWFGDWGRDTMISLPGLTLATNRPEIARYILRTFARYVDQGMLPNRFPDAGEIPEYNTVDATLWYFEAIRAYYNVTEDDDLLMELFPVLADIINWHCRGTRYNIHLDSTDGLLYAGQKGVQLTWMDAKVGDWVVTPRIGKPIEVNALWYNALRTMTNFARYLSKPHQEYEAIADRIQVRFSRFWNQDTGYCYDVLDSPDGNDPSLRPNQIFAVSLPETPLTPAQQRGVVDICGQILLTSHGLRSLNPDHSKYQGKYGGNQYQRDGAYHQGTVWGWLLGPFVLAHLRVYKNPQQARQFLQPIANHLTAHGLGSLSEIFDGDAPMTPRGCIAQAWTVAEVLRAWLATEG; this is encoded by the coding sequence ATGGGTATTGAATTTGGACGGGAAATCTGCGGTAATCTCGACACCGCAGAGTCACGGGAATGGTTAGTTACTAATGGTATTGGTGGTTACGCTTCTGGAACGGTGGCAGGTTTATTAACCCGCCGCTATCACGGCTTATTAGTAGCAGCCTTACAACCTCCGCTGGGTCGCACCTTAATGCTGGTAAAACTAGATGAAACTGTTCTGTATGATACTTGCTCTTATTCCCTCAACACTAACCGTTGGGTAGATGGTATCGTCAGTCCTCACGGTTATCAACACATAGAACGTTTTTCTTTAGAAGGTACAATTCCCGTATGGCGTTTTGCTATTGCTGATGCCTTGTTAGAAAAACGGGTATGGATGCAGCAAGGAGTTAACACAACTTATGTCCAGTATACTTTGCGTCGTGCTACCAAACCTCTAAAGTTGGCGCTTAAAGCAATAGTCAACTACCGCGATTATCACGGCGATACCCAAAGCAACGGCTGGCAGATGTCTGTTGAGCAGATAGAACAGGGAATTTGTGTAACTGCTTATCCCGGTGCCGTACCACTGTATCTGTTGAGTGACTGTGGCAGTGCATCACCTGTTCACAATTGGTATTATGGCTTTGACTTAGCAGTTGAACGTGATCGCGGATTGAGCGACAAAGAAGACCACCTCCACGCTGCTACCTTTGAAGTTACACTCAATCCTGGGGAAGCAATCACATTTGTTGCCAGTACTCAGAAGCAATTAGACTTAAATGCTGAAGCAGCACTCGAACATCGTCAAGCTCTTGAACAAAAGTTAATTGGACTATGGAAATCATCCAGTTCTCTCAATAATCCTGATTCTCCTGCTTGGGTTAATCGTTTAGTTTTGGCTGCTGACCAGTTTATCGTTGATCGCTCCATACCAGAAAATCTTAATGGTAAGACTATCATTGCTGGTTATCACTGGTTTGGTGACTGGGGACGCGATACAATGATTAGCCTACCTGGTTTGACTCTTGCCACTAATCGCCCAGAAATAGCACGCTACATTCTTCGCACGTTTGCTAGGTATGTAGACCAGGGTATGTTACCCAATCGTTTCCCAGATGCAGGTGAAATACCAGAATACAATACAGTTGATGCAACTCTCTGGTATTTTGAAGCCATTCGAGCTTACTACAATGTGACTGAGGATGATGATTTGCTGATGGAACTGTTTCCCGTGCTGGCGGATATCATCAATTGGCACTGTCGCGGCACACGCTACAACATTCATCTCGATTCAACTGATGGTTTACTTTATGCAGGGCAGAAGGGTGTGCAACTCACTTGGATGGATGCAAAAGTGGGAGATTGGGTAGTAACGCCTCGAATTGGTAAACCAATTGAAGTCAATGCCCTTTGGTATAATGCTTTGCGGACAATGACAAACTTTGCCCGCTATCTGAGTAAACCACACCAAGAATATGAGGCGATCGCAGACCGTATCCAAGTCAGATTTTCTCGCTTTTGGAATCAGGATACAGGTTACTGCTACGATGTGCTAGATAGTCCCGATGGAAATGACCCATCTCTGCGTCCGAACCAAATTTTTGCTGTTTCCTTGCCCGAAACTCCCCTCACTCCAGCCCAACAAAGAGGAGTAGTAGACATTTGTGGGCAGATACTACTAACCTCACATGGCTTGCGTTCCCTCAACCCAGACCATTCCAAATATCAAGGTAAATATGGAGGAAATCAGTATCAACGTGATGGTGCTTATCACCAAGGTACTGTTTGGGGTTGGTTATTAGGGCCGTTTGTCCTTGCACACCTGCGCGTCTATAAAAATCCTCAGCAGGCACGTCAATTTCTCCAACCAATAGCTAATCATCTCACCGCACATGGTCTTGGTAGTCTCAGCGAAATTTTTGATGGTGATGCGCCGATGACTCCACGGGGATGTATTGCCCAGGCGTGGACTGTTGCAGAAGTTTTACGTGCTTGGTTGGCAACTGAGGGTTGA
- a CDS encoding 2Fe-2S iron-sulfur cluster-binding protein yields the protein MLENIRRIQNPITRSVTTASIAFSVVTIVSGVAIGLINPKDKSAAQFGVYSSLLGTGCGAIFGLVLTSKASQDISVSAKLKSNSKNWKDWRNFVVVRKVKESEEITSFYLQPEDKGEIYNFQAGQFLTIKLDIPGQDKPVIRTYSLSDYPEPCTYYRLSIKREPAPKGLNLPPGIASNFMHDHIHEGSIISAKPPNGKFVLDMQKSILAVLISNGVGITPMMSMAKAVTRLHPNRPIWFIHGSRDGKFHAFYDEVTELAQQNSHLNVHFRYSRPTTEDEGHYHSVGYVDATLIKELVQQEAEYFLCGSPSFMMSIMAGLKEFGVPDSRVFFESFGKPMKVASDSQPPTITTGEGVQQAEIVFAKSGQTLNWQRGDGSILEFAEANDINPPFSCRAGICGTCMCKISSGEVAYQEEPTATIDRGSVLICISQPGSSRVVLDI from the coding sequence ATGTTAGAAAATATTCGACGAATTCAGAATCCCATTACCAGAAGTGTTACGACTGCAAGTATTGCATTTTCAGTAGTTACCATAGTTTCTGGTGTGGCTATTGGATTAATTAATCCAAAAGATAAATCTGCTGCTCAATTTGGCGTTTATTCCTCACTATTAGGAACAGGTTGTGGTGCTATCTTTGGCTTAGTCTTAACAAGCAAAGCCAGTCAGGATATATCAGTATCTGCAAAGTTAAAATCCAATAGCAAGAATTGGAAAGATTGGCGAAATTTTGTGGTTGTTCGCAAGGTAAAAGAAAGCGAAGAAATTACCTCATTCTACTTGCAACCAGAGGACAAAGGCGAAATTTACAACTTTCAAGCAGGTCAATTTTTAACTATCAAACTGGATATCCCCGGACAAGACAAACCTGTAATTCGTACTTATTCTCTTTCTGATTATCCTGAACCTTGTACATATTATCGTCTTTCGATTAAACGTGAACCTGCCCCAAAGGGATTAAATTTACCGCCTGGTATAGCGTCTAATTTTATGCATGATCACATTCACGAAGGTTCGATAATTTCGGCGAAACCACCAAATGGTAAGTTTGTTTTAGATATGCAAAAATCCATTCTTGCGGTGCTGATTAGCAATGGTGTCGGGATTACTCCGATGATGAGTATGGCAAAAGCCGTAACTCGTTTGCACCCTAACCGCCCAATTTGGTTTATACATGGTTCTAGAGATGGCAAATTCCATGCTTTTTATGATGAAGTAACAGAGTTAGCCCAACAAAATTCTCATCTAAATGTGCATTTTCGCTACAGCCGTCCTACAACTGAAGATGAGGGACATTACCACAGTGTTGGTTATGTTGATGCTACTTTAATTAAAGAGTTAGTACAACAAGAAGCTGAGTATTTCCTATGTGGTTCTCCATCTTTTATGATGTCAATTATGGCAGGATTGAAGGAATTTGGAGTACCTGATAGTAGAGTCTTCTTTGAGTCTTTTGGTAAACCGATGAAAGTTGCATCCGACAGTCAACCCCCTACTATAACTACAGGTGAGGGAGTGCAACAAGCCGAGATTGTTTTCGCAAAATCTGGTCAAACCCTAAATTGGCAGCGAGGAGATGGCAGTATTTTGGAATTTGCCGAAGCGAATGATATTAATCCTCCCTTTAGTTGTCGGGCGGGTATTTGTGGGACTTGTATGTGTAAAATCAGTTCTGGTGAGGTTGCTTATCAGGAGGAACCAACGGCTACAATTGATCGGGGTTCGGTGTTGATTTGTATTTCTCAACCGGGAAGTTCTAGGGTGGTCTTGGATATTTAG
- a CDS encoding DUF389 domain-containing protein: MRQILIQVPHGCGKQVLNIAKSHNGTNLAQIEAKSSDEVIELVMVNLSNHQVGQFIEELQDLPKVHITLIPTGVLALKPPPEEAAQQVKDVQERSPIEVFLSSLQSVGSWRGFLGYAALAGVVVWIGLYTNTTYLLVAAMLIAPFAGPAMNTAIATARGDRQLLWRSLLRYFAALAVTIGIAWLLSLVLRQQIATSLMIERSQLSAVAVLLPLAAGAAGALNLMQSERSSLVSGAATGMLVAASLAPPAGIVGMASAIGRWEMVTAGLFLLLLQLCGINLSASLLFRIFGLSAQATRYQRGNKRVFRFALVITVIALVGLLTWQFSNSPNLERSSRAQRANAEVQKAVEQVGLAKLVESNVRFTRANISGQNTLLSVVYVQRQPGVSQSSEEIRSLLTQAIQTHLLNQGFNITPLVDVSVLELPTNKK; the protein is encoded by the coding sequence ATGCGTCAGATCCTTATCCAAGTACCACACGGCTGCGGCAAACAAGTTCTCAATATTGCAAAGTCTCATAATGGTACAAACCTGGCACAAATTGAGGCAAAAAGCAGTGACGAAGTAATCGAGCTGGTGATGGTTAATTTGTCTAATCACCAGGTTGGGCAGTTTATAGAGGAGTTGCAAGATTTACCGAAAGTACACATCACCCTAATCCCTACAGGAGTTTTGGCTTTAAAACCGCCGCCAGAAGAAGCAGCACAGCAAGTAAAAGATGTACAAGAACGTAGCCCGATTGAAGTTTTTCTCTCTAGTTTGCAAAGTGTTGGTTCTTGGCGAGGTTTTCTTGGTTATGCAGCATTGGCAGGGGTAGTAGTCTGGATTGGTTTGTATACCAATACTACTTATTTACTGGTAGCAGCAATGCTGATTGCACCATTCGCCGGGCCAGCAATGAATACTGCGATCGCTACCGCACGAGGCGATCGCCAATTGCTCTGGCGGAGTCTATTACGTTATTTTGCCGCATTAGCAGTCACGATTGGGATCGCCTGGTTACTGAGTCTAGTTCTGCGCCAGCAAATCGCTACCAGCTTGATGATTGAACGTAGTCAGCTTTCAGCTGTAGCAGTACTGTTACCCCTAGCGGCTGGTGCAGCAGGCGCGCTCAACCTCATGCAATCTGAGCGTAGTAGTTTAGTATCAGGTGCAGCAACAGGAATGTTAGTAGCTGCTTCCTTAGCTCCACCTGCGGGAATTGTGGGTATGGCTAGTGCAATTGGTCGCTGGGAGATGGTAACTGCTGGGCTATTCTTGCTCTTACTGCAACTATGCGGCATCAATTTATCAGCTTCCCTTTTATTCCGCATCTTCGGACTATCTGCTCAAGCAACTCGCTATCAGCGTGGTAACAAAAGAGTATTTCGCTTTGCTTTAGTAATTACAGTCATAGCGCTTGTAGGTCTATTAACTTGGCAATTTTCCAATTCTCCCAATTTAGAACGCTCTAGTCGCGCCCAACGTGCAAATGCTGAAGTCCAAAAAGCGGTGGAGCAAGTTGGTTTAGCAAAATTAGTCGAATCAAATGTTCGCTTCACCCGTGCCAACATTTCTGGACAAAATACGCTGTTATCTGTTGTTTATGTTCAACGTCAACCTGGAGTTAGTCAGTCATCTGAGGAAATTCGTTCTCTCCTTACCCAAGCAATTCAAACTCATTTATTAAACCAAGGCTTTAATATTACACCATTAGTTGATGTTAGTGTCTTAGAATTACCTACTAATAAGAAATAA